Within the candidate division KSB1 bacterium genome, the region TCGGCCTCTCGGATGGCCTCCTGAGGCTGGCGGTTGGCATTGAGGATGTTGACGATTTGATTGCGGATTTGCAGCAGGGGCTGGCGAAGCTTTAGAACAAAATATTTTCAGTGGCGGCTTGAAAGTCGCGCTACGATTTTCCGCGCTTGCTGGCGATATCCGCTCCGACGGCGATGACGAGAATCAAGCCTTTGATGACGTCTTGAAAAAAATCTTCGACGTTCATCAAGCTCATGCCGTTGTCCAACGAGGCCATCACCAGCGCACCGACGAGCGCGCCGGCGATGGTGCCGCGTCCGCCCATCAAGCTCGTGCCGCCGATGACGCACGCGGCAATCGCATCCAGTTCCAGAATTTTTCCGGCATCAGCAGTGGCGCTGCCAACGCGGGCGGTGTAAATCAATCCGGCGACGCCAGAAAGACTACCCATCAAAATAAACACCGCCAGAATATTGCGCGGCAAATTGATGCCGGAAAGATGCGCCGCTTCCGCATTGCCGCCAATCGCATACACGTGCCGTCCGAACGGCGTTTTGTTCGCCAGAAAATGAAAGAACCGCCACGCCGAGCAGAACCAACACCGGCATCGGCATGCCTTCATAAGAATTGAGATAACCGGCAAAAGTCAAGATCAAAGCGGCGCCAGCCAGAATTTGCAGCATCGTCATCCACGCCGGCGCGGTGGCGAACCCAAAGCGTTGTCCCGCCTGTTGTCGTCGCCAGAGAATCGCCGCTGTGGCGATGACCGCGAGAAAAGCAAGCGCCCAGCCGATTTCTTTGCCGACATAAGCCTGGCCGATGAATTTAAATTCTGCCGGCAGCGGCCCAACTGTCTCGCCACCGGTGGCGCCTTTGATGACGCCGCGAAAAATCATCAGGCCGGCCAGCGTGACGATAAAAGCCGGAATGCGCTGGTACGCCGTCAACCAACCTTGAAAAAGGCCGATGACAGCGCCGAGCGCCAACGTCCCGGCCATCGCCGCCCAACCGGCCAATTCCACCAGGCGTGCATGATTGCCGCCATGCCGCCGGTGAGTCCGACCACTGAACCCACCGAGAGATCGATATTGCCGGAAACGATCACCAGCACCATGCCGATGGCGAGCACGCCGGTGATGCAGCTTTGCCGGGTGAGATTGGAAAAATTTCTGGCGGTGAGAAAACTGCCGTCGGTGGTGATTTGAAAAATGATCCAAATCGCCAGCAGCGCGAACACCATCGCATAAGCGCGCACATCGAAGGCCGGATGCCAGTGGTTGTTGGCGGAAACAGCGATGGCTGGTTGGGATTCGCCGGCAATCGCCATGAAGCGTTTTCCTCCGTGAGCAGTTTTTACAACCAAAATGCGTTGACGAGATGCTTGATCTCCACGCCGTTCAAGCCTTTGGCGACGGCAATCACGTCAAAGCGGCAGTCACGATTCGTGATGCCGTTGGTGGTCAAATAAGCCAACGCCACGCGCCCGATCTGGCGCTGTTTTTTTCTCGTGACCCAGTTGAACGCCTCACCCATGGCATCGGATTTTTGGGTTTTGACTTCCACAAAGACCAGCATGCCGTTGTCATCCGCAATAATATCGATTTCGCCGCGCCCGTAGCGAAAGTTGCGGTGGAGAATGCTATAGCCCAGCTTTTCGAGAAATTCCACTGCGCGCTGCTCGCCCCATGAGCCGAGAGTTTGAGTGGGTTTCGGCATGTTTATCTTTTCATGTTTGCTGGTTAGCCGGTTTGCCTTTTGGCTTGTTTCTCCTTGAGATTAACCGGCAAACTGGCCACCCGTTTAACCGGCTAACTCCTTGTGCAGCGCCCGTGGATGAAACGAGCGGCGATGAATTTCGCACGCGCCGTATTGCCGCAGCGCCGCGAGATGCGCCGGCGTCGGATAGCCTTTGTGCCGGTCAAAACCGTATTGGGGAAATTGGCGGTGATAATCGCGCATCAGACGATCACGCACAACTTTGGCGATGATCGAGGCCGCGCCGATGGTAAACGACAGGCCATCGCCCTTGACAATCGCGGTTTGCGGCAGGTTCAAATTCGGAATCCGGCGGCCATCCACCAACACGTGTTGCGCGCCGGGCTCAAGCTGTGCAAGAGCCTGGCGCATCGCCAGCATCGCCGCCTGGTAAATATTGATGCGGTCGATTTCTTCAACCGCGACGATGCCGATACCATGAGTCACACAACTCCGCAGAATGTGCGGATAAAGCTGCTCCCGTCTTTTTGCTGAGAGCCGCTTCGAATCATCAACCTCGGGAAGAAAAAATCCCGGCGGAAAAATTACTGCCGCCGCCACCAGCGGACCAGCCAGGGGGCCGCGCCCGGCCTCGTCGACGCCGGCGATCCGCGTGACACCCTGTTGCCAAAGCGTGGTTTCAAATTGCAGCTTGTTCATTTTTGCTCAACGCAATATAGCCAAAATGCGTTTGGCTTGCAAGTAAAAATCTTTTTTAAAACAAACTTTACAGAATTGCGTCAATTGTGATTTTGTTTTTTGTTGCAAAATTCAAGTTGAACACTGCCCTTGCTTTTTCGTCTTGATGAATATATTCCACAGAAAGGTAATTCGCACATTAATCAGAGGAGGAATTATCATGCGACGTTATCAAACCGTCGTCATTTTGCTGGCGCTGGCCATCAACCAATTTGCGCTGGCGCAAGAGCCGGTGAATTTGGAAGTCATTAGTCGCATCAGAACCGAAGGCTTTCAAAATTCGCAAGTGATGGAAACGTTGTTTTGGCTGACCGACGTGCACGGACCGCGTTTGACCGGCTCGCCGAACATGAACGCTTCGAGTGAGTGGGCGCGCGATCAGCTCGCAAAGTGGGGTTTGGAGAATGCGAAACTGGAGTCTTGGGGCACTTTCGGGCGCGGTTGGACAACGGAAAGGTTTTCGATCGAAATGCTCGAGCCGCAATATCAGCCGATCATTGCATGGCCGCAAGCCTGGACCGCCGGCACCAACGGCGTCGTTTCCGGCACGCCGGTGATCATGAATGTCACCACCGAAGAAGATTTGGCCAAGTACAAGGGCAAGTTGCGCGGCGCGATCGTGTTGACGCAAAAACCGCGCGAGGCGGAGACACATTTTGAAGCGGATGCCCGACGGTACGATGAAAAAAAATTGGTCGAGCTGGCCATGGCGCCGGAGGTGGGGGCCGCCTCACCTTTTGAAGCGAGAATGCAGGAATTTCGCGCGCAACGCGCGTTGCGGGATAAGATGGCAAAATTTTTCCGCGACGAAGGCGCCGCAGTGCTGCTCCAACCCAGTCGCGGCGAGCACGGAACGATTTTCGCCGGCGGCGGTGGCTCGCGCAATGTTGGCGCCGATCACGGCGTGCCGACCATGGTTGTCGCCATCGAGCATTACTCGCGCGTTTGGCGTTTGCTGGAAAAAGGCCTGCCGGTGAAATTGGAGATCAATATTCAAAACCGTTTTCATGAAAATGATTCGCTCGGGTACAATGTCATTGCAGAAATTCCCGGCACCGATAAGAAACTCAAAGACGAAGTCGTCATGCTCGGCGGCCATCTCGATTCCTGGCATCCCGGCACCGGCACGACGGACAACGCCGCCGGCTGCGCGGTGACGATGGAAGCGGTGCGCATTCTCAAAGCGCTCAACGTGCAGCCGCGCCGCACCATTCGCATCGCGTTGTGGAGTGGTGAAGAGCAGGGCTTGCTCGGCTCGCGCGGCTACGTCAAAAAACATTTCGCGGATCCGGCGGTGATGAAGCCGACGCCCGCCTACGAAAAATTTTCCGTTTATTTCAATCTCGACAACGGTACCGGCAAGATCCGCGGCGTGTATCTGCAAGGCAACGACATGGTGCGGCCGATCTTCGAGGCCTGGTTGAAACCTTTCCACGATCTCGGCGCCAACACCTTGACGATTCGCAACACCGGCGGCACCGACCATCTCGCCTTCGACGCCATTGGCCTGCCCGGCTTTCAATTCATCCAGGATGAAATCGACTACGAGACGCGCACGCATCACACCAACATGGATGTTTACGATCACGCCCTCAAAGGCGATTTGATGCAAGCCTCGGTGATCATGGCCGCGTTCGTTTATCACGCCGCCATGCGCGAAGAAAAGCTGCCGCGCAAGCCCATGCCCAAGCCGCAACAAGCCCCGCGCTTTACGATGCAGTAAAAAAGCCGAAGCCAAGGAATCCGAAGTCGGGCTTGTCAGAGTCGCGCAAGCCCGACTTTCACTTTTTAACCATTTATGCCTGCTCTCACAGCGGTTCCGGCGGCGGATTGGTGGCTTGGAGTATTCCTGCTTACCGGCATGATCGCGCTGCTGATTTCATTCGAGCGCATCTATCGCCGTTGTCCCCACTGCGCTGAAGCGCTCCGCAAGCTTGTCCACCTCGCCACTGGCCTGGCAGTTTTGCCCGCGCTCTGGCTGTTCACTTCTCCTTGGCCGCTTCTCCTCATCGCCATTTTTTTTGCGGCGGCAAATTTTTGGTCGACCCGGCACGGCAAGCTGAAATCGATTCACGCCGTGTCGCGGCCCTCGCTCGGCACGTTTTACTATCCTGTTTCCGTTATCATTCTCCTGCTGGTGTTTTGGGAACGCAGCGTGATGATACTCACGATTGCCTTCGCGCTCATGGCCTTCGGCGATGCGGCCGCCGGCCTGGTGGCGGGAAAAATTTCGCGCCGGAAAATTTTGCCTTTACCGTGGGATCAAAAATCCTTGCAAGGCAGCGCCGCGATGCTGGTCATCTCTATTCTCATCATCGCCTTCGGGTTGGCGCTGTTTAAAAACAGCCACAGCTTGTCGTGGGAAAATGGCCTTCACATCGCGCTGGCGATTGGCGTTTTGGCCACAGCCGCCGAAGCGCTTTCCGATCACGGCTCGGATAACTTGACCGTGCCGTTGCTCGCGGCGCTGGGTTTGTTTGTGGTTTTGCAGCCGGAAAGTCGCCAGCAATTTCTTCTTGGCGAAATCTTGGCGATGGTGATTGTCACCAGCGCGTTTTTCGCCAAAGCGCTGGATTTAAGCGGGGCCATCGCCGGATTTCTTATCGGCACGTTTGTCTTTGGCCTCGGCGGCTGGATGTTTGCGATTCCGATGCTGCTATTCTTCATCGGCTCCAGCCTGCTCTCCAAGCTGCCGCAACCAAACGCCCGGCTGGTCGAAGAAATCATCGCCAAAAGTGCCCGCCGTGACGCCGCGCAGGTGTTGGCCAACGGTCTGCTGCCGGCGCTGATGGCTGTCGCGAGTTTATTGATAAAAAATGAAACCGCATTTTTGCTTTATCTCGGCGGGCTGGCGGCGGCTACCGCTGATACGTGGGCGACGGAAATTGGCCTGCGTTTTGGAAAACAACCTCGTTCGATTTCAACAGGAAAATGGGTGGCGCCGGGCATTTCCGGCGGCATCACCTTCGCCGGCGTTCTCGGCGCGTTTCTGGGCGCGGTGCTGATTGCTTTGGCAGGGTATTTGAGCTATCGTTTTTTTACTCATCTTGCAATGTCCTGGCTGCCATTTATTGGCGTGACCCTCGCCGGCATCATCGCGCAGTTCATCGACAGCCTGCTCGGCGCCACACTGCAACGCCGGAATCGCTGCGTCATTTGCGAAAAAATCACCGAGCGCAGCGAGCATTGCGGGCGAGCGACAAATTTTGAATGGGGATGGCGGTGGCTGGACAATGACGTGGTGAATATTGTCTGCGGGATCAGCGGTGTGGTGTTGATGCTGATCTTTTTATTGTTGTGAAAAAAAATCTTGATTTTTATATCATGATTTTTTATCTATAAATAGTTCAAATATAAAATATAAATATTCGAATAAATGACCCAACCAGCGGGTTTGGATCAGAATGAAGCAACGTTTGACCAAGGGGGCATTGTTGGATCGCGACAGTTATCCGGCCGGCCAAAGAGAGTCGCTAAAATTGTGGGTGGTGCTGGCGCGTTGCTTCAATTCCTTTGCGCAGAACGAAGCGCAGCATCTCAAAGCGTTCGATCTGACGCCGCCGCAGTTTGGTGTGCTGGAGGCGCTGGCGCATCTCGGGCCGATGAAAATGTGTGAGATCGGCAGCAAGCTGCTGATGAGCGGCGCCAACGTTACCGGCGTCATCGACCGTTTGGAAAAAAAGGGCATGGTGCGCCGTGTGATGGATGCGGAAGATCGCCGGATGTTTCTCATTCATTTGACGGATGAAGGCAGCAGAGTCATTGCAAAGATTTTCCCAATTCATGCCGGGCGAATCGAAGCGTTTACAAATGCGTTGAGCTCCAAAGAAAAACGTTTGTTGACCGAGTTGTTGAAGAAACTCGGCAAGGCGCAGGCCGGTTTTTAAGACCGTCCGGTAATTCGGCGCTGATTTGAATTTAAAAAACTCCAAAAGCTTTAAACACTAAAATCAACTTTTACTCGAGGAGGCGCTATGCGTTTCACCCAAAAGTTTTTTTTGATTTTCACCTTGTGTTTTATCACTTCCGCCGGTTTGGCGCAGCAAAAATTCGAGATCGATCGCTCGCATTCCAACATCGGCTTTACCGTGCGCCACATGCTGGTCGCCAAAGTTTCGGGCTCGTTCACCGATTTTTCGGGAACGATTCTGTACGATGAGAAAGACATCACCAAATCTTCGGTGAATGTCACCATCAAAACAGCGAGCATCAATACCCAGAACGAAAGACGCGATAACCATTTGCGGAGTGAGGATTTCTTCAACGCCGCGACGGATTCGGTGATTACCTTTGTCAGCAAATCCGTTAAAAAAAGCAAGGGCGGTTACATCGCGGTCGGCGACCTGA harbors:
- a CDS encoding YraN family protein, producing MPKPTQTLGSWGEQRAVEFLEKLGYSILHRNFRYGRGEIDIIADDNGMLVFVEVKTQKSDAMGEAFNWVTRKKQRQIGRVALAYLTTNGITNRDCRFDVIAVAKGLNGVEIKHLVNAFWL
- a CDS encoding YceI family protein, encoding MRFTQKFFLIFTLCFITSAGLAQQKFEIDRSHSNIGFTVRHMLVAKVSGSFTDFSGTILYDEKDITKSSVNVTIKTASINTQNERRDNHLRSEDFFNAATDSVITFVSKSVKKSKGGYIAVGDLTIRGVTREIELPFNIIGTIKEPRGTRMGIEAAMTLNRFDYGVKWDRKLDNGGLVVSNEVQINVAVEAIARAEQ
- a CDS encoding DUF92 domain-containing protein, which gives rise to MPALTAVPAADWWLGVFLLTGMIALLISFERIYRRCPHCAEALRKLVHLATGLAVLPALWLFTSPWPLLLIAIFFAAANFWSTRHGKLKSIHAVSRPSLGTFYYPVSVIILLLVFWERSVMILTIAFALMAFGDAAAGLVAGKISRRKILPLPWDQKSLQGSAAMLVISILIIAFGLALFKNSHSLSWENGLHIALAIGVLATAAEALSDHGSDNLTVPLLAALGLFVVLQPESRQQFLLGEILAMVIVTSAFFAKALDLSGAIAGFLIGTFVFGLGGWMFAIPMLLFFIGSSLLSKLPQPNARLVEEIIAKSARRDAAQVLANGLLPALMAVASLLIKNETAFLLYLGGLAAATADTWATEIGLRFGKQPRSISTGKWVAPGISGGITFAGVLGAFLGAVLIALAGYLSYRFFTHLAMSWLPFIGVTLAGIIAQFIDSLLGATLQRRNRCVICEKITERSEHCGRATNFEWGWRWLDNDVVNIVCGISGVVLMLIFLLL
- a CDS encoding MarR family transcriptional regulator, with protein sequence MKQRLTKGALLDRDSYPAGQRESLKLWVVLARCFNSFAQNEAQHLKAFDLTPPQFGVLEALAHLGPMKMCEIGSKLLMSGANVTGVIDRLEKKGMVRRVMDAEDRRMFLIHLTDEGSRVIAKIFPIHAGRIEAFTNALSSKEKRLLTELLKKLGKAQAGF
- a CDS encoding M20/M25/M40 family metallo-hydrolase — protein: MRRYQTVVILLALAINQFALAQEPVNLEVISRIRTEGFQNSQVMETLFWLTDVHGPRLTGSPNMNASSEWARDQLAKWGLENAKLESWGTFGRGWTTERFSIEMLEPQYQPIIAWPQAWTAGTNGVVSGTPVIMNVTTEEDLAKYKGKLRGAIVLTQKPREAETHFEADARRYDEKKLVELAMAPEVGAASPFEARMQEFRAQRALRDKMAKFFRDEGAAVLLQPSRGEHGTIFAGGGGSRNVGADHGVPTMVVAIEHYSRVWRLLEKGLPVKLEINIQNRFHENDSLGYNVIAEIPGTDKKLKDEVVMLGGHLDSWHPGTGTTDNAAGCAVTMEAVRILKALNVQPRRTIRIALWSGEEQGLLGSRGYVKKHFADPAVMKPTPAYEKFSVYFNLDNGTGKIRGVYLQGNDMVRPIFEAWLKPFHDLGANTLTIRNTGGTDHLAFDAIGLPGFQFIQDEIDYETRTHHTNMDVYDHALKGDLMQASVIMAAFVYHAAMREEKLPRKPMPKPQQAPRFTMQ
- a CDS encoding ribonuclease HII, which encodes MNKLQFETTLWQQGVTRIAGVDEAGRGPLAGPLVAAAVIFPPGFFLPEVDDSKRLSAKRREQLYPHILRSCVTHGIGIVAVEEIDRINIYQAAMLAMRQALAQLEPGAQHVLVDGRRIPNLNLPQTAIVKGDGLSFTIGAASIIAKVVRDRLMRDYHRQFPQYGFDRHKGYPTPAHLAALRQYGACEIHRRSFHPRALHKELAG